One Ahaetulla prasina isolate Xishuangbanna chromosome 1, ASM2864084v1, whole genome shotgun sequence DNA window includes the following coding sequences:
- the SERTAD2 gene encoding SERTA domain-containing protein 2 isoform X2 has product MLGKGGKRKFDEHEDGLEGKVVSPTDGPSKVSYTLQRQTIFNISLMKLYNHRPLTEPSLQKTVLINNMLRRIQEELKQEGSLRPMFLTPSQPTDPLGDNFREAQPAFSHLASPPVHPTDLASPTPLESCLTPASLLEDDTFCTSQTISLDGPPKLPPPTIQPVKDSFSSALDEIEELCPTPTSAEAVVTTAAADTTAPDNSKENSSESSSQKPEGIQENRMSEPKLMDSLPGNFEITTSTGFLTDLTLDDILFADIDTSMYDFDPCTSSTGAASKMAPVSADDLLKTLAPYSTQPVTPNQPFKMDLTELDHIMEVLVGS; this is encoded by the coding sequence ATGTTGGGGAAAGGAGGAAAACGGAAGTTTGATGAGCATGAAGATGGGCTGGAAGGCAAAGTGGTGTCTCCTACCGATGGTCCATCTAAGGTGTCTTACACCTTACAGCGCCAGACTATCTTCAACATTTCCCTTATGAAACTTTATAACCACAGGCCCTTAACAGAGCCGAGCCTGCAAAAGACCGTTTTAATTAACAACATGTTGAGGCGGATCCAAGAGGAGCTCAAACAGGAAGGCAGCTTGAGGCCTATGTTCCTCACCCCATCACAGCCTACAGATCCTCTTGGAGACAACTTTCGAGAAGCTCAGCCTGCCTTTAGCCATCTGGCCTCTCCGCCAGTCCACCCCACTGACTTAGCAAGCCCTACACCACTGGAGTCTTGCCTCACCCCTGCCTCTCTGCTTGAGGATGACACTTTTTGCACTTCCCAGACTATCTCACTAGATGGTCCTCCAAAATTACCACCTCCAACGATCCAACCAGTAAAGGACAGCTTCTCCTCAGCCTTGGATGAAATTGAGGAGCTCTGTCCAACACCTACCTCCGCTGAGGCAGTAGTAACTACAGCAGCAGCAGATACAACTGCACCAGATAACTCTAAGGAGAATTCCAGTGAATCCAGCAGTCAAAAGCCTGAGGGTATACAGGAGAACAGAATGAGTGAGCCTAAACTCATGGACTCATTACCTGGCAATTTTGAAATCACAACTTCTACAGGTTTTCTTACAGACTTGACCCTGGATGATATTCTCTTTGCAGACATTGATACGTCTATGTATGATTTTGACCCTTGCACATCCTCTACAGGGGCTGCCTCAAAAATGGCTCCTGTCTCCGCAGATGACCTCCTCAAAACTCTGGCACCCTACAGTACCCAGCCAGTAACCCCCAATCAGCCTTTCAAAATGGACCTTACAGAACTGGATCACATTATGGAGGTGCTTGTTGGGTCATAG